A single window of Sphingobacteriales bacterium DNA harbors:
- a CDS encoding amidohydrolase family protein, which produces MHKKILIKNGLLFSGDCNETAKEKNILIEDGIIKKITTDDIVASDDTRVIDAKGKWIAPSFIDTHTHYDAEIIASPGLKESARHGVTTVIVGSCSVSAIYNNPEDTSDTFTRVEAIPRDVMLPLLKNVKTWDSPKTWKAYMDKLPLGVNVASFIGHSDLRSRVMGLERSLDHKIKATQEEQSTMDKMLNDALNEGFLGMSTMDNPWDKMDGDRYWSRKTPSFYGSWKERRKLLRTLRNRNAILQGAPNLVTRYNAVQYMIVSSGFFRRPLRTTMIALVDLIGDRYIYPLTKFGANFFNKICNANFRMQSPPMPFTVYYNGVDSVMFEEFPSGEALRHLAKNLKERDELIVDKNFRENFKKEIKRKFAPKVWHKDLSMSIILECPDENLIGKNFYEIAEERKQHPVDCFLDMIIEYDQKIRWTTTIGNDRPEKYKDLYNYPYNIISFSDAGAHLTNMAFYNFPLQMIKNVQKSIDAKNPIMTMEKCIWRLSKEQADWFGLDACYIAEGKSADINIIDPAFMNNVTDNIEEAEIEEFNGFKRLVNRNKNLVSMVLVGGNIIFENDTFVEGYGKTIRTGKFLTYQNLDKK; this is translated from the coding sequence ATGCATAAAAAGATTTTAATTAAAAATGGATTACTTTTTTCTGGTGACTGCAATGAAACAGCAAAAGAAAAAAATATTTTGATTGAAGATGGCATAATAAAAAAGATTACAACTGATGATATTGTTGCATCAGATGATACCAGAGTTATTGATGCTAAAGGAAAATGGATTGCACCAAGTTTTATTGATACACATACGCATTATGATGCAGAAATTATAGCATCTCCTGGATTAAAAGAATCTGCAAGGCATGGTGTGACTACTGTAATAGTTGGTAGCTGTTCTGTGTCTGCAATTTACAATAACCCAGAAGACACTTCAGACACATTTACAAGAGTGGAGGCAATACCACGAGATGTTATGTTGCCACTGCTAAAAAATGTAAAAACTTGGGACTCTCCAAAAACATGGAAAGCATACATGGACAAATTACCACTTGGTGTAAATGTTGCTTCGTTTATTGGACACTCAGATTTAAGAAGCAGAGTAATGGGCTTAGAACGCTCATTAGACCATAAAATAAAGGCAACACAAGAAGAACAAAGTACAATGGATAAAATGCTAAACGATGCATTAAATGAAGGATTTCTAGGCATGTCTACAATGGATAATCCATGGGATAAAATGGATGGTGATAGATATTGGTCTAGAAAAACACCATCGTTCTATGGTTCTTGGAAAGAAAGAAGAAAATTACTACGAACATTACGCAATAGAAATGCAATACTGCAAGGTGCGCCAAACTTAGTTACAAGATACAATGCTGTACAATATATGATTGTAAGCAGTGGGTTTTTTAGAAGACCATTAAGAACAACAATGATTGCGCTTGTAGATTTAATTGGTGATAGATACATCTATCCATTAACAAAATTTGGTGCTAACTTTTTTAATAAAATTTGCAACGCAAACTTTAGAATGCAATCACCACCTATGCCTTTCACTGTATATTACAATGGTGTAGATTCTGTTATGTTTGAAGAATTCCCATCAGGTGAGGCATTGAGACATTTGGCAAAAAACTTAAAAGAAAGAGATGAGTTAATCGTTGATAAAAATTTTAGAGAAAACTTTAAAAAAGAAATAAAAAGGAAATTTGCTCCAAAAGTTTGGCATAAAGACTTAAGTATGTCTATCATTCTTGAGTGTCCTGATGAAAATCTTATTGGTAAAAATTTTTATGAAATAGCAGAAGAAAGAAAACAGCATCCTGTTGATTGCTTTTTAGACATGATAATAGAATACGACCAAAAAATAAGATGGACAACAACTATTGGAAACGACCGTCCAGAAAAATATAAAGATTTATATAATTATCCATATAATATTATAAGTTTTTCTGATGCTGGTGCACACTTAACAAATATGGCATTTTATAATTTTCCATTGCAGATGATAAAAAATGTACAAAAATCTATTGATGCAAAAAATCCTATAATGACTATGGAAAAATGTATATGGAGATTGAGTAAAGAACAAGCTGATTGGTTTGGCTTAGATGCTTGTTATATTGCAGAAGGAAAATCAGCAGACATCAATATTATTGACCCAGCATTCATGAATAATGTTACAGATAATATAGAAGAAGCAGAAATAGAAGAATTTAATGGATTTAAAAGATTAGTAAATAGAAATAAGAATTTAGTTTCTATGGTTTTAGTTGGTGGCAATATTATCTTTGAAAATGATACATTTGTTGAAGGCTATGGCAAAACAATTAGAACAGGTAAATTTTTAACATATCAAAATTTAGATAAGAAATGA
- a CDS encoding Crp/Fnr family transcriptional regulator, protein MEHWSDFEIVQVPKKQHLIKAGNYYGKIVIVISGLFRAYYQQDKTEHTFWFREENTIFASHRSILQHKASSISYQAIEDSVVAVIEYSLLKQMSISDAEIDKSIIAALESLILELIDRVEEFVTLQPEERYKLFIDKHSNIITRLPQNQLASYLGIKPVSFSRMKSRMMNR, encoded by the coding sequence TTGGAACACTGGAGTGACTTTGAAATAGTTCAAGTACCTAAAAAGCAACATTTAATAAAAGCTGGCAATTATTACGGCAAAATAGTTATTGTAATATCTGGATTATTTAGAGCTTACTATCAACAAGATAAAACAGAACACACGTTCTGGTTTAGAGAAGAGAATACCATTTTTGCTTCACATCGTAGTATTTTACAACATAAAGCTTCTTCTATATCTTACCAAGCAATTGAAGATAGTGTAGTTGCTGTTATTGAATATTCTTTATTAAAACAAATGTCAATATCAGATGCAGAAATTGACAAAAGTATAATTGCTGCATTAGAAAGTCTAATTCTAGAATTAATTGATAGAGTAGAAGAATTTGTAACCTTACAACCAGAAGAACGGTATAAACTATTTATCGATAAACATTCTAATATCATTACACGGTTACCACAAAATCAATTGGCTTCATATTTAGGTATCAAGCCAGTGTCATTTAGTAGAATGAAAAGTAGGATGATGAATCGTTGA
- a CDS encoding SCP2 sterol-binding domain-containing protein: MTTLKEVEAYLIERSKSQNVIKSVLKFVLPEGIIVIDGSSGAYVYHNNNVPNADCAIYIDIPTFNKIKNKKINPVFAYTFKKLKVVGDIKLALKVIGFI; the protein is encoded by the coding sequence ATGACAACACTAAAAGAAGTTGAAGCATACTTGATAGAAAGATCAAAGTCTCAAAATGTTATCAAATCAGTCCTAAAATTTGTCTTGCCTGAAGGCATAATTGTTATTGATGGCAGTAGTGGAGCTTACGTATATCACAACAATAATGTTCCTAATGCAGATTGTGCAATCTATATTGACATTCCAACTTTTAATAAAATAAAGAATAAAAAAATAAATCCTGTATTTGCCTACACATTTAAAAAATTAAAAGTTGTTGGAGATATAAAGCTAGCATTAAAAGTTATTGGTTTTATTTAA
- a CDS encoding T9SS type A sorting domain-containing protein, with translation MVRYYNTSAPTYRTAAPKLLNYNNSIEFDNDAAVEQLLYNTSTFFPNYSGFQMITVGKDLETNLATLRATAGMGNLAAGNYPGLDIQSDVTNGWNFVMDLSSPSYYYSEGAGTQPGYPLLYNGHTGGANQQPQIYSVGSANASPSAANNMYTYIDGYKWLTDMDAFQQAPIGKHLYVGSSWDAPWDGLVGEVLIYDGLLSDAEVLRINTYLAIKYGITLNQSNIPANDYTASDGTVIYAASTYDAFDHDIAGIGLDSCSGLLQPKSTSVNADAVVTMEATASFDKSISFLVWANNDEDTDGDGNKLEDVLYTGMVCADSILDRDWKVQLTNFNNKLKPVNVTFDRSKLTTIGKDFALLIDTTGNTNYNHAYIIQPTSVTSTTITFNGVTQFTNGAVFTLATDVNAHIAKLYPYGNEVSTQKCRNGQWIYLKDPTSENHYLGAIKDSNFIIDLNNITPKIDINSAYADLGEGSAIQAVRLMRRMLEINCNSCYDKIANPTPNFTVRMLYSPEELQAARDGSGGLGETEYLNVLTPLAGTPILEHWVKVDGLVSSILPVPAHGIEADGQIWALGSLTTGLVNSINYVDFLPIDSFSVFGYAISKAQIDNSPLPIELLSFNGINVGDDNLLYWTTTAEVNNEKFIIEHSTDGANFTSIGEVLGAGNSNVSLDYQFSHLAVPLGNNYYRLKQVDFDGDYSYSNMIVIKNNGSEKQEILIYPNPVNSELNIAFSNIQNTSPNVRIINTLGQEVYTKQFDISQNRLVKIDTRILSNGMYILFVEDMQKGTKQYYKFNKQ, from the coding sequence TTGGTTAGATATTATAATACAAGTGCACCTACTTATAGAACGGCTGCACCAAAATTATTAAACTATAATAATTCTATTGAGTTTGACAATGATGCAGCTGTAGAACAATTATTATATAATACATCTACTTTTTTCCCAAATTATAGCGGATTCCAAATGATAACCGTAGGGAAAGATTTAGAAACAAATCTTGCAACACTCAGAGCTACTGCAGGTATGGGTAATTTAGCTGCTGGTAATTATCCAGGATTAGATATACAAAGTGATGTTACAAATGGTTGGAATTTCGTAATGGATTTATCTTCTCCAAGTTATTATTATTCAGAAGGTGCAGGAACTCAACCTGGATATCCATTGCTGTATAATGGACATACTGGTGGAGCTAACCAACAACCACAAATATATTCTGTTGGTTCTGCAAATGCATCTCCATCTGCTGCGAATAATATGTATACATATATTGATGGATATAAATGGCTAACAGATATGGATGCTTTTCAACAAGCACCTATAGGAAAGCATTTATATGTTGGCAGTAGTTGGGATGCACCTTGGGATGGACTTGTTGGGGAAGTATTAATCTATGATGGTTTATTGTCTGATGCTGAAGTACTAAGAATAAATACATATTTAGCTATAAAATATGGTATTACATTAAATCAAAGTAATATACCAGCTAATGATTATACAGCAAGTGATGGTACTGTAATATACGCTGCTTCTACTTATGATGCATTTGACCATGATATTGCAGGCATTGGTTTAGATAGTTGCTCTGGCTTATTGCAGCCTAAATCAACTAGTGTAAACGCAGATGCTGTTGTAACCATGGAAGCAACTGCATCATTCGATAAATCTATATCATTCTTAGTGTGGGCAAATAATGATGAAGATACTGATGGTGATGGTAATAAATTAGAAGATGTACTATATACAGGAATGGTTTGTGCAGATTCTATCTTAGATAGAGACTGGAAAGTTCAACTTACCAATTTCAATAATAAATTAAAACCAGTAAATGTCACATTTGATAGAAGTAAGCTTACAACAATAGGAAAAGATTTTGCTTTATTAATTGATACTACTGGAAATACAAATTACAATCATGCATATATTATTCAACCTACTTCGGTTACTTCAACAACAATAACATTTAATGGTGTTACACAATTTACGAATGGTGCTGTATTTACTTTAGCAACAGATGTAAATGCACATATAGCAAAATTATATCCTTATGGAAATGAAGTAAGCACACAAAAATGTAGAAATGGACAATGGATTTATTTAAAAGATCCTACTTCAGAAAATCATTATTTAGGTGCAATAAAAGATTCTAATTTTATTATAGATTTGAATAACATTACACCTAAGATAGATATAAATTCTGCTTATGCTGATTTAGGTGAAGGTAGCGCCATACAAGCAGTACGTTTAATGCGTAGAATGCTTGAAATTAATTGTAATAGTTGCTATGATAAAATAGCAAATCCTACACCGAACTTTACTGTGCGTATGTTGTATAGTCCTGAAGAATTACAAGCAGCAAGAGATGGTTCTGGTGGTTTAGGCGAAACAGAATATCTTAATGTATTAACACCACTTGCTGGAACACCTATTTTAGAACATTGGGTTAAGGTAGATGGTTTAGTAAGTAGTATATTGCCTGTTCCAGCTCATGGCATAGAAGCAGATGGACAAATTTGGGCATTAGGAAGTCTGACTACAGGTTTAGTCAATAGTATTAACTATGTAGATTTCTTACCTATTGATAGCTTCTCAGTATTTGGTTATGCAATTTCTAAAGCTCAGATAGATAATTCTCCATTACCTATTGAATTATTAAGCTTTAATGGAATAAATGTTGGTGATGATAACTTGCTTTATTGGACTACAACCGCCGAAGTAAATAACGAGAAATTTATTATTGAACATAGTACAGATGGTGCTAACTTCACATCAATTGGCGAAGTACTTGGCGCAGGCAATAGTAATGTGAGTTTAGATTACCAATTTTCACATCTTGCAGTTCCATTAGGTAATAATTACTATAGATTAAAACAAGTTGATTTCGATGGAGACTATTCATATAGTAATATGATTGTAATCAAAAATAATGGTAGTGAAAAGCAAGAGATATTAATTTATCCAAATCCAGTAAATAGTGAATTAAATATCGCATTTTCAAATATTCAAAATACATCACCTAATGTGCGAATAATTAATACACTTGGACAAGAAGTTTATACGAAGCAGTTTGATATAAGTCAGAATAGATTGGTAAAAATAGATACGCGAATATTGAGTAATGGTATGTATATATTATTTGTAGAAGATATGCAAAAAGGAACAAAACAATACTATAAGTTTAATAAACAATAA